One Luteolibacter arcticus DNA segment encodes these proteins:
- the rpsO gene encoding 30S ribosomal protein S15 — MSESTINVADFKIHETDTGSADYQVALLTQRITHLTAHLGLHKKDTSSRRGLLKLVAQRRKLLDYVRANSEERYQKLLAGLSLRK, encoded by the coding sequence ATGAGCGAAAGCACCATCAACGTCGCGGACTTCAAGATCCACGAAACCGACACCGGCAGCGCCGATTACCAAGTCGCCCTGCTTACCCAGCGGATCACCCACCTGACCGCCCACCTCGGCCTGCATAAGAAGGACACCTCGTCCCGCCGCGGCCTCCTGAAACTGGTCGCGCAGCGCCGCAAGCTGCTGGACTACGTGAGGGCCAACTCCGAAGAGCGCTACCAGAAGCTGCTCGCCGGTCTCAGCCTCCGCAAGTAA